From one Mytilus trossulus isolate FHL-02 chromosome 10, PNRI_Mtr1.1.1.hap1, whole genome shotgun sequence genomic stretch:
- the LOC134687461 gene encoding acetyl-CoA acetyltransferase-like: MSQEVVIVSSCRTAIGSFLGAFSNVPAHELGASCIKDVLTRAKVLPDDVSEVILGQVYTAVQGQNPARQASVKAGLPVSIPACGVNMLCGSGLRAVVLGYQAIKNGDADIVVAGGQENMSMAPHCCNMRSGTKFGDVSFVDSMLKDGLTDAFHNYHMGITAENVAKRWNVSREEQDKFACHSQQKCEEAQKQGYFAKEIIPISVSGRGGTKEITTDEFPRQGCTVEGFSKLRPAFDKSGSVTAGNASGLNDGAASVLLMSANEAKKRGTTPKCRIASWAQTGVDPEIMGTGPISACKKALEKAGWSIEDVDLFELNEAFAAQSYVVVKELGCDIKKVNINGGAIALGHPIGASGARVLVTLIHALERTGKRKGVAALCVGGGMGIAMCIEML; encoded by the exons GTAGTTTTCTTGGTGCTTTTTCCAATGTACCAGCACATGAACTAGGAGCAAGTTgtattaaggatgtacttacCAGGGCCAAAGTACTACCAGATGATGTGTCTGAAGTTATTTTAGGACAAGTTTATACTGCTG TTCAAGGACAAAATCCTGCTAGACAGGCCAGTGTAAAGGCTGGATTACCAGTTTCAATACCAGCATGTGGAGTAAACATGTTATGTGGATCTGGCTTACGAGCTGTTGTATTAGGATACCAGGCTATAAAGAATGGAGATGCTGATATTGTAGTTGCAGGGGGCCAGGAAAATATGAGCATG GCTCCCCATTGTTGTAACATGAGATCTGGTACCAAGTTTGGAGATgtatcttttgtggatagtatGTTGAAAGATGGCTTAACTGATGCTTTCCATAACTACCATATGGGAATCACTG ctgAGAATGTGGCCAAGAGATGGAATGTAAGCAGAGAAGAACAAGATAAGTTTGCTTGTCATTCACAACAAAAATGTGAAGAAGCTCAAAAACAAGGATATTTtgcaaaagaaataattccAATATCTGTTTCGGGGAGGGGag GTACCAAAGAAATTACAACAGATGAATTCCCAAGACAAGGTTGCACTGTGGAAGGCTTTAGTAAATTGAGACCAGCCTTTGACAAATCAGGATCAGTAACTGCTGGGAATGCCTCAG GTTTGAATGATGGGGCAGCTTCAGTATTATTAATGAGTGCCAATGAAGCCAAAAAGAGAGGCACAACTCCAAAATGCAGAATAGCATCTTGGGCACAAACTGGTGTAGATCCAGAAATTATGGGCACTGGACCAATATCTGCATGTAAAAAAGCA ttGGAGAAAGCTGGATGGTCAATAGAAGATGTTGACTTGTTTGAATTAAATGAAGCTTTTGCTGCCCAGTCATATGTAGTGGTTAAAGAACTAGGTTGTGATATCAAAAAG GTAAATATAAATGGAGGAGCTATTGCTTTAGGACATCCAATTGGAGCTTCAGGAGCCAGAGTTCTTGTGACATTAATTCATGCATTAGAAAGGACAGGGAAAAGGAAAGGTGTAGCAGCATTGTGTGTAGGAGGGGGAATGGGTATAGCAATGTGTATAGAAATGTTATAA